From one Rhodamnia argentea isolate NSW1041297 chromosome 1, ASM2092103v1, whole genome shotgun sequence genomic stretch:
- the LOC115753611 gene encoding disease resistance protein L6-like isoform X2, whose product MQRSAKEQCIRRNDGTPGGASAAHAATEGDGTATSLGDDFEVFLSFRGPDTRATFTDHLYTRLRDVGIRVFKDDEDLRKGEEFDPKLLQVIKQSKISVPIFSKDYATSVWCLKEVVQMVQCKKTGGQKIMPIFYDVAASEVRYQTGGYKDAFLLHESKKRCDQKTIGEWKAALSAVGEINGWDLHIKGENR is encoded by the exons ATGCAGAGGAGTGCAAAAGAACAGTGTATCCGTCGAAACGATGGAACACCAGGAGGCGCTTCTGCTGCTCACGCTGCAACAGAAGGGGACGGAACGGCTACTTCGTTGGGAGATGACTTTGAAgtattcttgagcttcagaggaccAGATACTCGAGCAACTTTTACCGACCACCTGTACACTCGTCTTAGAGACGTAGGAATCCGTGTATTTAAGGACGATGAAGATCTCCGCAAAGGGGAAGAGTTTGACCCAAAACTTCTCCAAGTAATTAAGCAGTCGAAGATCTCAGTACCTATCTTTTCGAAAGATTATGCCACTAGTGTATGGTGCCTCAAGGAGGTAGTCCAAATGGTCCAGTGCAAGAAAACTGGGGGACAaaagatcatgcccattttctaTGATGTGGCGGCTTCGGAGGTTCGATACCAAACCGGGGGTTATAAAGACGCCTTTCTTTTACATGAAAGCAAGAAGCGATGTGACCAAAAGACCATCGGAGAGTGGAAGGCTGCTCTCAGTGCAGTTGGGGAAATAAACGGATGGGACCTGCATATCAAGGGGGAGAACAG GTGA